GCTTTCGTCTTCAGCCAACCGCACTTGCCGGCGTCGTCGTCGTCGAGCGCCAGCCGATCGCCGACGAGCGCGGCTGGTTCGAACGGCTGTTCTGCGCCCGCGAGCTGGAGTCGGTCACGCACGGCCAACCCATCGTGCAGATCAATCGCAGCCTCACCCATCGGCGCGGCACCGTGCGCGGCTTGCATTACCAGCACCCGCCGCACGCCGAGACCAAGATCGTCACCTGTCTGCGCGGCGAAATCTTCGATGTCGCAGTCGATCTGCGCGCCGGTTCGCCGACTTTTCTGCACTGGCATGGCGAACGGCTCAGTGCCGCTGATGGGCGGATGCTGGTGATTCCCGAGGGCTGTGCGCATGGGTTTCAGACGCTGAGCGATGACGCGGAACTGTTTTACCTGAATACAGCCGAGTATGTGCCCGCCAGCGAGAGCGGGCTGCACCCTGAGGATCCCCGGCTCGATGTTCGCTGGCCTGGGCCGATCACGCAGCTCTCGTCCCGCGATCGCGGGCATCCACCGCTCGACCCACAATTCGAAGGGCTATCGTTGTGAGCAAGCGATGCTTACCGCCGTGGCCAGACGCCGGGCCGGATGAAACGACTTTCCGGGTACATGACCTGACATGAAGTCCCGTATCGCCGTTACAGGTGCAACTGGTTTTCTCGGGCAGCATGTCATCAACCACCTGCTCGACTCAGGCATCGAAGCCGTCGCCACGGCCCGAACCCCTTCAGGAGCGAGCAACCGCTGCTGTTTCGTGCCTCTTGACATCGCCAACCCGCCGCCGGATGCGTTCGAGCGATTGGGCGCTCCCGAAGTACTGATTCATCTGGCCTGGCACGGTTTGCCCAACTACCGCTCACGCCATCATTTCGAGCAGGGACTGCCTCATCATTACGGCTTCTTGAAAGGCCTGATCGAAGCCGGGCTGCAAAAGCTCGTGGTGGCCGGAACCTGCTTTGAGTACGGCCTGCAAAGTGGTGCGCTCTCCGAGCAGACGCCGACCGATCCCTGTACCGCCTATGGCTTCGCCAAGGACGCCCTGCGCCGTCAGCTGGAGTATCTGACGGCCGAACACGCCACACAGCTCGTCTGGACGCGGCTGTTTTACCTCTGGGGCGAAGGACAGGCATCCGGTTCACTGTATGCGCAACTCTCGGTAGCGGCACAGCGTGGCGAACCACAGTTCAAGATGTCAGGCGGGGAGCAGTTGCGCGACTACCTGCACGTTGCCGAGGCCGCGCGCCATCTCGTAACGCTGGCCATGCGACCGTGCGCCTTCAGTCTGATCAATCTTTGTTCCGGACGCCCGATTTCGATACGCCGCCTGGTTGAACGCTGGATCAGCGAACAGGGCTGGACGATCCGGCCCCAGTTTGGTTGCTATCCTTATCCAGACTATGAGCCGCTGGCCTTTTGGGGCGATGCGGCGCGGCTGAACCAAACCGTTTCCGTCTGAAACGCTCAAGATTTATCTGACGCGGTCGATACAGCGTCCGACATGTCCCAGATCCGTTTCGAGAACGCACGATAGCACGCAAACATGCCGGCGGTGCCTGCTTGAACACACACATCGACCAGATTCCAACGCCTTCACAGCTCAAGACACTGATCGGCGGCCGCGCTGTTCACATCTGGGGCGCCCGGCACGACGGCTATGCGGCGTACCATGTTTTGAACCGTCATGGCATCGATATCCAGGCTTTCATCGATTCCAGTCTGGCGCTCCAAGGGCAGCGTGTCTTTGGCAAGGATATTCAGCTCCCGGAACCCTTTTTCGCTACCGAAACACCGCAAACGGCCTTTATCCTGATCGCATCCGGATTCCATGCCGACGCCATTGTTCAGGACTGTCAGCGTCATGGCTTCCAGGTCGGGCGGGATGTCGTGATCCAGGGCGATTTGCGACTGTTCAACTATCAGGTCGACATTGCCGGAAGCTGCAATCTGCGCTGCATCTCCTGTCCGCGCGGCAACTTCGACACCCATCGCCCCAAGGGTTTCATGTCGGCAGAGACCTATCGCGCTCTGCTCGACAAGATCCTGCGTGACGATCCCTACACGGGCATCATCACGCTCTACAACTGGGGCGAGCCGCTGCTCAATCGCGAGCTGCCCGAAATTCTCGCACTCACCCACTCGCGTGGTCTGCTCTCAGCCCTGTCGAGCAACCTGAGCTTCAAACTCGACTTCGAGCCGGTCATCGCCGCACGTCCGACCTGGTTCCGCATTTCGGTATCCGGCTGGGGCGAACGCTACGAGATCACGCACACCGGCGGAAACTGGGCGCGCCTGATGGAGAACATCCGCCGTCTGGCTGAGTATCGTGATCGGCATCATCCCGGGATGCTGGTCGAGGTGTTCTACCATCTCTATAACGACAACCGCGACGACATCCACCGCTGGCAAGCGTTGTGTGACGAGTTGGGATTCATGCTACGTTATCGTCATGCAGCACTGGCCCCATTGGACAACATCGAAGCCATTCTCGAAGGACGCGCGGTCAACGAACGTGTTCGGCGCACCATGGCGCTGCAACAGCTTCAGGTCGGGGAGGTCATGGAGCTGGCGCTGGCCGAACGCCACCGGCCCTGCTACTACGAGCGCCATCTCTGGATCAATTGGAATCTGGAGGTTGCGCACTGTATGGAATGGTATCGACCCGATCTCAACCTCGTGCCCGGAAGCTTCATGGATACCACACCTGAACAGCTGATCGCCGCGCGCGAGGCCAGTGAATTCTGTATGCGCTGCAAGGAGCGCGGCATCCATCGCTGCTTCATCGTCTACAGCGACGAGCGGCTGATCATCGAGCGCGACCGTCTGCCGATTGCGGCTGGAGACGCCTGACATGGACTGGGATCGGTTGCGTCTGCACGCCGCTTTCGGCACGCGCGAGGTGTGGATCTGGGGCGCCATGATCGTGGGCCAAGGAGTTTGCCGCGCCCTGCAGCGTGCGGGCATGACGGTCGCCGGTTTCATCGATTCCAGTCCAGCCATGCAGGGGCAGACGGCACTCGGCTATCCGGTTAGCGCGCCTGAGACCGTGCTGGAGCGGGTACGCAACGCAGAAGCCTTCATCATCATCGGTTCGGGGCATCACGATCAGACCATTGAGGACCGCTGTCGTGCGCATGGCCTGACCGCTGAGCGCGATTATCTGTCTTCACGCCGGCTCAATGACATCGATCCCAGCATCGACGTCTCCGGGATGTGCAATCTGCACTGCATCTCGTGCCCGCAAGGCAATCTCAGCGACCGACCGCCGACAGGTTTCATGAGGCTGGACGCCTACACGGCGATCCTTGGCAAGCTGCTCGACGAGCTGCCGTTTCTGGGCAGCATCCAGCTCTACGCCTGGGGTGAGCCCTTGTTGAATCGCCAACTGCCCGACATGATTGCGGCGACTCGCGAGGCGCAGGTGTTGAGCGCGATTTCGACCAATCTGAAGACTGCGCGCGATCTGGAGGCCGTGGTGACCGCCCGCCCCGACTGGATCAAGGTCTCGGCGTCCGGCTATGGTGCAAGCTATGCCATCGGTCACACCGGCGGGGATTGGGATCGGTTTCTCGCCAATCTGCACCGGCTCTCACGACTGCGCGCGCGTCATCATCCTGAGCTACAGATCGTTCTCAACTACCATCTCTACCGCCACAGTCTTGGCGAGAGCTATCGTGCGATGCGCGCGTTGTGCGATGAACTCGGATTCATCTTTCGGCCCAACATGGCCTATCTCTACTCGCTCGACAACGTGCTCGACTATGTCGAGGGTCGACCGCTCTCGCCCGAGGCCGAGCGCACACTGGAACTGATGCTGCTCGACATCGACAGCGGATTGGAGCGCGCCCGCCGGCGTCGGCACCATCCCTGTCCCGAGGAGCGCTGTCTGCCCATCAACTGGGATGGACGGGTGCGCTTCTGTGGGGTCTATTTCAAGCCGTTCATCGCGGATGATTTTCTGGCCACGCCGTTGAGTGAGATCCTGGCCCGTCGACAGGGCAGCGAATTTTGTCGGCGCTGCATGAGTCATGGACTGCATCACTACACCGCCGTGTACCTGGAAGAACGCCTCCTTGCGGCTGGCGGTGAGTCGGCTCAGCAAACGGATGTCGACGCCGATGACTGATACGGCTCACATCCTGGAGCCGGTGCGTCGCGCCGCCGCTGAACGCCCCATCTGGATCTGGGGGGCCGGCAATCAGGGGCGCGGGATCGGCTCGGTGTTGCGGGAACAGGGGGTCGAGCTGAGCGGATTCGTCGATCAGGCGGCCGAGCGGTTGGCGTCGCAGGTCATGGGACTGCCGGTGCGGCTGCCGACCGCTGTGCTTGATGCCGCGCCCCCCCAGCCGCGACCTTTCGTGATCATCGCCTCCTGGTTCTTCGAGGCCGAGATCGCCGATCAGCTTCAGGCGGCTGGATTCGTCGAGTCAGAGGACTTCATCGGCTATGCGCGCCTCAAGCCGGTGGATTACTCGGTCGATATCGTCGGCGTGTGCAATCTCAAGTGTCTGGCGTGTCCGCGCGCCAGCCGCGCGCCCGGTCCGGGCAAACAGGGACTGATGCCGCTCGCCACCTTTCGCGCCGTGCTGGACAAGATCCTGACCGAAAGCCCCTTCGTCGGTAATCTCCAGCTCTATCAATGGGGCGAGCCGGTATTGCATCCGCAACTGCCCGAGATCATCGAATACGCCCGCGAGCGTGGGGTCTTGTGCGCCATTTCCAGCAATCTCAACGCTGACGCGGACTATGCCCGCATCGTTGCGGCACGCCCCGAATGGCTGCGGATCTCGGCTTCGGGCTGGGGTGATGACTATGAGATCGCGCATACGCGCGGGCACTGGCCGCGCTTTCTCGCCCATCTGCGCGAGGTCGCGCGCCTACGCCGTGTGCTCTACCCATCGATGAAGATCGAGTTGTATTACCATCTCTACCGGCATAGTTTGGGCGAAGGGCTGGAGCGGTTTCGGGAGCTTTGTGAGGAGCTGGAGCTGGAACTGCGGCCGATTCCGGCCTATCTGATCTCGCTCGACGATGTACTGGGCTATTGCGAGGGGCGTTCCCTGCCCGAGCCGGCACGGCAGGCGGCTGAACGGTTGGTGGTGAGTCTGGATGATGGGCTTGCCGCCGCGTACCGACAGCGTCATCTGGCCTGTGACGTGCTTCGGTGCGTCAATATCAACTGGGATGCCTCGGTCAGTCAGTGCATGCTCTACTACGATACGGCCGATAACAGCGTGGCGCCGAATTATCTGGACGTTTCGCTGGAGCAGATTCAGGTGCGGCGTCATCGCGCCGAGCTCTGCCGGCGTTGCAGCCGATTTGGGCTGCATCGGTATTGCGCGTCCTATGCGCAGATGGCACCGAACAGCGGGGTGAGTGCGCCGTGAATATTCGGGTTCTGCATCTTGCGCCTCACTACGGCGGCGGTGTCGGCACCGTGGTTCGCGCTCTGATCGCTGAGAGCCGGCGTCTTGGCGGTTATACGCACCGTCTGGCTTGTCTCGAAGCCGCGAGTGAGATCACCCGCAGTTGGGCCGGCCGGCTCGGCGTCGGGCTGGCGGATCGATTGCATTGGGATGATGCGGCACTCCAGCAGGTGTTGCGCGACACGGATCTGGTCCATCTGCACTGGTGGCATCATCCGTTGCTCAACGCCATGATGCATCGCTGGGATCTGCCGCCGTTTCGCTGTGTGCTCTGGACGCATGTCAACGGACATCATCCGCCGCAGAATTTTCCGCCTGGACTGATCGATTATCCGGATCTGCTGGTTTTGGCGACGTCCTGGAGCCTGAAGGCACCAGCCTTGGCCGAGGCGGTGACCCAGGGGCGGGATATCCGGGTCGTGCGTAGCAGTGCCGGTCTTCCGCAGATGCCGCCGCGTGTCGAGCGGGGGGATGGTCCGGTACAGGTTGGCTATGTCGGGACGGTCGATCCGATCAAGATGCATCCGGATTTTATCCGGCTGTGCCTGGAAGCGGATATTCCGGGACGTATCGTGGTGGCCGGCGGTCCTTGTCATGAGGATTTGCGCGCCGCCGCCAAGTCGGCCGGAGCCGAGGATCGCTTCGAGATTTTAGGTCCGATCGACGATGTTCCGACGCTGATGAGTCGTCTGGACGTCTTGGCCTATCCGCTCAATTCGCAGCATTACGGGACCGGGGAACAGGTTCTACTGGAGTCGGTGGCGGCCGGGGTTCTGCCCGTGGTGTTGGGAACAGAGAACGAGCGCGAAACGCTGGATCTGTTGGGATGCGGTTTGAGCGCAGAGACCGAAGAAGACTTCGTCACTTTGCTCCGTCAGATTACGACTGATACGACGATCTTGCGCCGTGAATACAGGCGTTGCGCAGCGCTATCAGATAGCGAGCTGGACCTTAACAAAATCACGACGGCCTGGCATCGGATTTACGATCAGGTATTTGAATTCCCCTCTAAGCCGCACCGCATTTGCGGCATTGATCGTGCCAACCCCCGCCCGCATGAATTACTGCTTGCGTCCTGCCAAGGCACCAAGCTCGCTGATTTATATTCACGGCTTATAAAACACGCCACCTTCGATGAAGAAGATTGGCAGGACATCCCCATGGGGTGTCTTGCCAAGACACGCGGCTCCTGTTTCCATTACGAAAAATTTTACGATGATCCGGCGCTGAAGCAGATCGCAGAAGCATTCAAGCCGAGGCTTGCAAGGTAAATTACTGATGGATATTCATGCGTTGGCGGCCATGTCGCGGAATCGCCCCGTTTACTGCTGGGGTGCGGGCCGCTATGGTGTCATGGCAATGGATGCACTACGTCGGCATGGAGTCGGCATTACAGGGTTCATCGATAAAACAATTCGGTCTTCTCGTGACGATACGAACAAGATTTTAGCGCCTGAAGCTATTGATTCACCCGCTGACGGCTTTGTTGTTGTCACGAGCATGTTTTTTGAACATGAAATAGAAAGCGCTCTACTGGCCAAGGGATATACGAACGAACGCGATTACGTGCTTTATTCCAATCTCAAACGCTGGAGTTTCGAAATCGATGTCTCCGGAATTTGTCAGCTAAAGTGCCCGACCTGTCCAAATGGAAATTTTACAGGCCGTAAACTTTCGCAAACGATGATGAGTTTTGCACTGTATTGTCAAATTCTGGACAAGCTGATCACTGAAGTGGATTTTCTTCCTGATGTGCAGCTTTATTCATGGGGGGAGCCGCTACTCAATCCTTCTTTGCCGGATATCGTTGCCTATTCAGCTGATCAGGGAGTGGCCGTTGGAATTTCATCGAATCTGAACGACATCAGACATCTTGAACGCACCGTTCAGGCAAAGCCTGACTGGTTTCGAGTTTCTCTGTCCGGAACTGGCAATCAATACAGCCTGACCCACAGAGGAGGAAATTGGGACAAAGTTGCATCCAACATGGAGCAGCTCGCCAGACTGCGAGACTTGCACCATCCGGAAATGATCATCGAAGTCAATTATCATCTTTACCGAAACAACGAAAAAAATCTTGATGAGATTGCAGCGATTTGCGAAAGAAATGGATTTTTACTCAAACCCAATGCGGCCTACATTGATCCGCTTGACACACTCATTGACTATGCCGAGGGAAAGCCGCTCCCAGACAGCATGCTTGAAATTGCGCAGAGCCTCATACTGGATATCGACGCTGTAATTCAGGACTGCCGCCTGAGTTCCTCGGATAGTTGTGTGCGTGAAAATACGATCGTAATTCACAGTGACGGCACTATTCGCCAGTGTCCGCATGTATTCGGAAGCCAATACAAGCTAGAAAAAAACATTCTCTCATCATCCATCTCCGAGATTGACCGACTGTTCTTGGCTCGCGATTTATGCGCGCGATGCAAGTCTTTAGGCATGAACAATTTCTACGCCCATTTTCTTTCCCACACAAAGCTTGAATCATAGCGTCTTAACGATAAATAAAGCGGCCATGGCCACAAAATTAAATTATAAACCCAAGTCTGAAAGAGACTGCACCTCGAATCACTGAAGCCTCAGGCATTTAGTGCATATGCGCATCAATAGCCATCTCAAAAAACGACGCATCGATTACTTGCGCTTCAGCATAGAGACAAAACAATAATGGATTATGCATTAATAACTGGATCCAGCAGCGGACTTGGCTATTGCATCGCAAAAGTATTTGCCAAGCATGGCATTACTCCGATCTTGACCGGACGGGATCAAGCATCACTTAACAGGGCAGCAAATTTCATCCAGAGAGAATCAGCGTTAAATCCAATTCGCTTTGCTGGAAATTTGACTGATGATTCTATACCAATGGCTTTGCACCGATTCATCTGCGACCAAGGGATCACTCCGCGCTATCTCGTTCACAATCTCGGCGGCGGCATTCAAGGTGATTGCAAAAACCCGCCGCTCTGCGTGCTGCGCAAATCTTTTCGACTCAATTTTGAAGTTTCCATTGAAATCAACTCGATTTTTTATGACGATCTAAAAAAAACGTCCGCTAAAATTGTACATATCGGCTCGACTTCATCATTGCACCATGATGCCCCGCCAAGTTATTTGACGAGCAAATCAGCCATTTTGCCTTACGTAAAAAACGCAGCCCGATCCTTTGCTAAAGATGGACTAACTATATTCGCAGTTTTACCAGGCATGTTGGACCATCCTGGAAGCTATGTCGATCGTTTAAGGATTGGCGATCCTGATCGGCATGACAGATTTCTCGAAAAAATGACGTATGGTCAGTTTGTGCCATCTATTGAAGTTGCGCACTATATAGTTTCACTATGCCTAGTCGAAAGCAATATGATCAACGGCTCGATTATCACAATTGATGGAGGGGTCGACTGATGATGGATGTCATTCTGGTATCTTCCTACCAACCCGGATCAGTAACCCGCATCGATATTGCACCGCCTTTATCTATTCTGCTGTTGATGGGAGCGCTAGAGCAAGCAGGTTATCGCTCGCGCATGATCGACCTGAATCTTTACAAACCAAGCTCTTGCGAGGATGAAGAAGCTTTTTACACCAAAATCATTGCATCAGAAATCAAAAGCAAGCAGACATTGGTCGGCTTCTCATGCTTGACAACCGGGCATTTTCCCTTTTTCAAAAAGGCCGCATCTTATCTTAAGCTAAACTTTCCAACTATTCGCGTTGCAATTGGCGGATGCCATTCTTCACTTTTTGGAAGCGATATACTTTACCATTGCCCTGAAATCGATTATGTGGGAATTGGCGAAAGTGAAGAACAAATTGTAGAACTGGTATCGACCCTCGACAAAAATTGGAATTCATCTGACTTTGATATTCAGGCATTTGGGTGGCGCGATACGGCCGGCAATATTCAGCTGCGTGAAAGAGAAATTTTCAACAAAGATCTGGATACAATCTATCATCCTTCCTGGCATTCGGTTAATTTCGAAAAATATTATCGCGATCATTCGCAATGGCACAATCCAAAACAGCATGACATCAAAGTTTCGATACCAATTCAAACTTCACGCAGCTGCCCGTTTTCATGTAGTTTCTGCTCATCTATCGAAGTAAATGGTCGAGGTTATAGACGACGCTCTGCAAACGCAGTTGTGGACGAAATACAGCTTCACGTTGAACAATTCGGGCATCGTTATTTTGGATTCGTAGATGATAATCTCACGGTATCAAAGCGACACATTTTGGCGATAATGAACGAAATTGTTCGTCGCGATCTTGATATTCAGTTTGAATCATTTAGCGGCTATCATATTGCAACGTTGGACGAAGAGGTCATAACAGCACTCGTTGAGGCCGGCTGCATTTACACGCTCATGCCAATCGAGCATGGAAACGAGCGAATGCGCAATCAGATCATTGGCAAAAAATTGCCTACAGAAAAGATTTATGAAGTAGTAGAAAATTATCGAAAATTCGAAGTGCTAATTCGAGCCGTTTTCATTATGGGATTCCCTGAGGATACACATGATACCCTGAGGGATACGTTAGAAATGATCCAAAGACTGCAAGTTGATTTGGTCGATGTCTTTACACTCATCCCATACCCCGGCACTAAAGTTTTCGAGCAAGCTATGCGGGATGATTTGTTTATCAACAAAATTGATCAAAAAGAATTATGGTCCGGGCACTATACCCTAAACAATCAATCAAGCACTTTTTATTTGAAGCCATATTCGTTGTCACTGAACGACTTAGGGCAATGGAGAAAAACTTTTGATACGTTAAGCGAAGATCATTTAAACAACTGGAAAGCCACAAAAAATTCACGTCTCAATAAAATACGGAGCGCGCTCAGTTGAGTATTTTTTATGAAGAAAAAGAAAAAGAAATCTTTGATCGCCAATTTTTTTTGATCGAAGCATTAGGCATCGATTCGCCTTTGATTTTTGATGTTGGTGCCAACATTGGACAAAGCGTTGATCGTTACAGCAAAGCCAAACCAGAATCAATCATTCACTGCTTTGAGCCGAACCCCTATGCATTTGAAAAATTGGTTCTGCATTGCAAAAACCGCAATCATGTCAAATTAGTCAATTCAGCTCTTTCCGATCACTATGGATCCACTCGTTTTTATGCCACTCAACGCACTGAGCTCAGCTCATTGCTGCGCCCTGAATCATGGTTAAGCGCTTTAAGCAGTGATGAAAAATATAAATTCGACGAGTTGTTTATATCCTGTATAACTCTCGACCAATATTGTCAGGATTCAGGGATTGAGTGGATTGATATTCTAAAAATTGATGTTCAAGGTGCTGAGCCAAAAGTGC
The sequence above is drawn from the Allochromatium vinosum DSM 180 genome and encodes:
- the rfbC gene encoding dTDP-4-dehydrorhamnose 3,5-epimerase, whose protein sequence is MSQRFRLQPTALAGVVVVERQPIADERGWFERLFCARELESVTHGQPIVQINRSLTHRRGTVRGLHYQHPPHAETKIVTCLRGEIFDVAVDLRAGSPTFLHWHGERLSAADGRMLVIPEGCAHGFQTLSDDAELFYLNTAEYVPASESGLHPEDPRLDVRWPGPITQLSSRDRGHPPLDPQFEGLSL
- a CDS encoding NAD-dependent epimerase/dehydratase family protein; this translates as MKSRIAVTGATGFLGQHVINHLLDSGIEAVATARTPSGASNRCCFVPLDIANPPPDAFERLGAPEVLIHLAWHGLPNYRSRHHFEQGLPHHYGFLKGLIEAGLQKLVVAGTCFEYGLQSGALSEQTPTDPCTAYGFAKDALRRQLEYLTAEHATQLVWTRLFYLWGEGQASGSLYAQLSVAAQRGEPQFKMSGGEQLRDYLHVAEAARHLVTLAMRPCAFSLINLCSGRPISIRRLVERWISEQGWTIRPQFGCYPYPDYEPLAFWGDAARLNQTVSV
- a CDS encoding radical SAM protein, giving the protein MNTHIDQIPTPSQLKTLIGGRAVHIWGARHDGYAAYHVLNRHGIDIQAFIDSSLALQGQRVFGKDIQLPEPFFATETPQTAFILIASGFHADAIVQDCQRHGFQVGRDVVIQGDLRLFNYQVDIAGSCNLRCISCPRGNFDTHRPKGFMSAETYRALLDKILRDDPYTGIITLYNWGEPLLNRELPEILALTHSRGLLSALSSNLSFKLDFEPVIAARPTWFRISVSGWGERYEITHTGGNWARLMENIRRLAEYRDRHHPGMLVEVFYHLYNDNRDDIHRWQALCDELGFMLRYRHAALAPLDNIEAILEGRAVNERVRRTMALQQLQVGEVMELALAERHRPCYYERHLWINWNLEVAHCMEWYRPDLNLVPGSFMDTTPEQLIAAREASEFCMRCKERGIHRCFIVYSDERLIIERDRLPIAAGDA
- a CDS encoding radical SAM domain-containing protein, encoding MDWDRLRLHAAFGTREVWIWGAMIVGQGVCRALQRAGMTVAGFIDSSPAMQGQTALGYPVSAPETVLERVRNAEAFIIIGSGHHDQTIEDRCRAHGLTAERDYLSSRRLNDIDPSIDVSGMCNLHCISCPQGNLSDRPPTGFMRLDAYTAILGKLLDELPFLGSIQLYAWGEPLLNRQLPDMIAATREAQVLSAISTNLKTARDLEAVVTARPDWIKVSASGYGASYAIGHTGGDWDRFLANLHRLSRLRARHHPELQIVLNYHLYRHSLGESYRAMRALCDELGFIFRPNMAYLYSLDNVLDYVEGRPLSPEAERTLELMLLDIDSGLERARRRRHHPCPEERCLPINWDGRVRFCGVYFKPFIADDFLATPLSEILARRQGSEFCRRCMSHGLHHYTAVYLEERLLAAGGESAQQTDVDADD
- a CDS encoding radical SAM domain-containing protein; translation: MTDTAHILEPVRRAAAERPIWIWGAGNQGRGIGSVLREQGVELSGFVDQAAERLASQVMGLPVRLPTAVLDAAPPQPRPFVIIASWFFEAEIADQLQAAGFVESEDFIGYARLKPVDYSVDIVGVCNLKCLACPRASRAPGPGKQGLMPLATFRAVLDKILTESPFVGNLQLYQWGEPVLHPQLPEIIEYARERGVLCAISSNLNADADYARIVAARPEWLRISASGWGDDYEIAHTRGHWPRFLAHLREVARLRRVLYPSMKIELYYHLYRHSLGEGLERFRELCEELELELRPIPAYLISLDDVLGYCEGRSLPEPARQAAERLVVSLDDGLAAAYRQRHLACDVLRCVNINWDASVSQCMLYYDTADNSVAPNYLDVSLEQIQVRRHRAELCRRCSRFGLHRYCASYAQMAPNSGVSAP
- a CDS encoding glycosyltransferase is translated as MNIRVLHLAPHYGGGVGTVVRALIAESRRLGGYTHRLACLEAASEITRSWAGRLGVGLADRLHWDDAALQQVLRDTDLVHLHWWHHPLLNAMMHRWDLPPFRCVLWTHVNGHHPPQNFPPGLIDYPDLLVLATSWSLKAPALAEAVTQGRDIRVVRSSAGLPQMPPRVERGDGPVQVGYVGTVDPIKMHPDFIRLCLEADIPGRIVVAGGPCHEDLRAAAKSAGAEDRFEILGPIDDVPTLMSRLDVLAYPLNSQHYGTGEQVLLESVAAGVLPVVLGTENERETLDLLGCGLSAETEEDFVTLLRQITTDTTILRREYRRCAALSDSELDLNKITTAWHRIYDQVFEFPSKPHRICGIDRANPRPHELLLASCQGTKLADLYSRLIKHATFDEEDWQDIPMGCLAKTRGSCFHYEKFYDDPALKQIAEAFKPRLAR
- a CDS encoding radical SAM protein, producing MDIHALAAMSRNRPVYCWGAGRYGVMAMDALRRHGVGITGFIDKTIRSSRDDTNKILAPEAIDSPADGFVVVTSMFFEHEIESALLAKGYTNERDYVLYSNLKRWSFEIDVSGICQLKCPTCPNGNFTGRKLSQTMMSFALYCQILDKLITEVDFLPDVQLYSWGEPLLNPSLPDIVAYSADQGVAVGISSNLNDIRHLERTVQAKPDWFRVSLSGTGNQYSLTHRGGNWDKVASNMEQLARLRDLHHPEMIIEVNYHLYRNNEKNLDEIAAICERNGFLLKPNAAYIDPLDTLIDYAEGKPLPDSMLEIAQSLILDIDAVIQDCRLSSSDSCVRENTIVIHSDGTIRQCPHVFGSQYKLEKNILSSSISEIDRLFLARDLCARCKSLGMNNFYAHFLSHTKLES
- a CDS encoding SDR family oxidoreductase produces the protein MDYALITGSSSGLGYCIAKVFAKHGITPILTGRDQASLNRAANFIQRESALNPIRFAGNLTDDSIPMALHRFICDQGITPRYLVHNLGGGIQGDCKNPPLCVLRKSFRLNFEVSIEINSIFYDDLKKTSAKIVHIGSTSSLHHDAPPSYLTSKSAILPYVKNAARSFAKDGLTIFAVLPGMLDHPGSYVDRLRIGDPDRHDRFLEKMTYGQFVPSIEVAHYIVSLCLVESNMINGSIITIDGGVD
- a CDS encoding B12-binding domain-containing radical SAM protein, giving the protein MMDVILVSSYQPGSVTRIDIAPPLSILLLMGALEQAGYRSRMIDLNLYKPSSCEDEEAFYTKIIASEIKSKQTLVGFSCLTTGHFPFFKKAASYLKLNFPTIRVAIGGCHSSLFGSDILYHCPEIDYVGIGESEEQIVELVSTLDKNWNSSDFDIQAFGWRDTAGNIQLREREIFNKDLDTIYHPSWHSVNFEKYYRDHSQWHNPKQHDIKVSIPIQTSRSCPFSCSFCSSIEVNGRGYRRRSANAVVDEIQLHVEQFGHRYFGFVDDNLTVSKRHILAIMNEIVRRDLDIQFESFSGYHIATLDEEVITALVEAGCIYTLMPIEHGNERMRNQIIGKKLPTEKIYEVVENYRKFEVLIRAVFIMGFPEDTHDTLRDTLEMIQRLQVDLVDVFTLIPYPGTKVFEQAMRDDLFINKIDQKELWSGHYTLNNQSSTFYLKPYSLSLNDLGQWRKTFDTLSEDHLNNWKATKNSRLNKIRSALS
- a CDS encoding FkbM family methyltransferase: MSIFYEEKEKEIFDRQFFLIEALGIDSPLIFDVGANIGQSVDRYSKAKPESIIHCFEPNPYAFEKLVLHCKNRNHVKLVNSALSDHYGSTRFYATQRTELSSLLRPESWLSALSSDEKYKFDELFISCITLDQYCQDSGIEWIDILKIDVQGAEPKVLQGGVKLLSSNRIGLIYLEVMLAETYVNQATLAQLLETLGAYHYRLWDLVPFTYTSAGAAWTANALFICPQWAKQVEEKSRRSISENKSDQKQHNHDS